The following are encoded together in the Rhizobium tumorigenes genome:
- the pyrC gene encoding dihydroorotase produces the protein MQKLTIRRPDDWHLHLRDGAMMEGVIGDSSRHFARAIIMPNLVPPVVTTADAIAYRERIMAALPEGNGFQPLMTLYLTEHTSPDDVEEGKNSGIITAVKLYPAGATTNSHGGVRDFNKAMPVLERMAKIGLPLCVHGEVTTADVDIFDREAVFIETVLDPLRQRLPELKVTMEHVTTSDGIDYIKSATTNLAGTITTHHLIINRNAILVGGIRPHYYCLPVAKRESHRLALRAAATSGDHRFFLGTDSAPHVDPLKECACGCAGIYTSINTMSCLAHVFEQEGALDKLEAFVSLNGPAWYGLQPNTETMTLVRRIESIAFPEKIETGAGPVTVFDPMFPLHWAVEPRRL, from the coding sequence ATGCAAAAGCTTACCATCCGCCGCCCCGACGACTGGCATCTGCACCTTCGCGATGGTGCAATGATGGAGGGCGTGATCGGCGACAGCAGCCGCCACTTCGCCCGCGCCATCATCATGCCCAATCTGGTACCGCCGGTGGTGACCACTGCCGATGCGATAGCCTACCGCGAGCGGATCATGGCGGCCTTGCCCGAAGGCAACGGATTCCAGCCGCTGATGACGCTTTATCTCACCGAACACACCAGCCCCGACGATGTCGAGGAGGGCAAGAACAGCGGCATCATCACCGCCGTCAAACTTTACCCGGCAGGCGCCACGACAAACTCGCATGGTGGAGTGCGCGATTTCAACAAGGCGATGCCGGTGCTGGAGCGTATGGCGAAGATTGGCCTGCCGCTCTGCGTCCACGGAGAGGTAACGACTGCCGACGTCGATATCTTCGATCGTGAGGCGGTGTTCATCGAGACAGTTCTCGATCCGCTGCGCCAGCGCCTGCCCGAGCTGAAAGTGACGATGGAGCATGTCACCACCTCCGACGGGATCGACTATATCAAGTCGGCAACCACCAACCTGGCCGGGACGATCACCACCCACCACCTGATCATCAATCGCAATGCCATCCTCGTCGGCGGCATCCGGCCGCACTATTATTGCCTGCCGGTTGCCAAGCGGGAGAGCCATCGGCTGGCTTTGCGGGCGGCAGCAACAAGCGGCGACCATCGGTTTTTCCTTGGCACCGACTCTGCGCCCCATGTCGACCCGCTCAAGGAATGCGCCTGCGGCTGCGCCGGCATCTACACCTCGATCAACACGATGAGCTGCCTTGCGCATGTCTTCGAACAGGAAGGCGCACTCGACAAGCTCGAAGCCTTCGTGTCGCTGAACGGTCCGGCCTGGTATGGACTGCAACCGAATACCGAGACGATGACGCTGGTCCGCCGGATCGAATCGATCGCGTTTCCGGAGAAAATAGAAACGGGAGCCGGGCCGGTGACCGTTTTCGACCCGATGTTCCCGCTACACTGGGCCGTCGAACCGAGGCGGCTATGA
- a CDS encoding ATP-binding cassette domain-containing protein: MAVQPILTARGLVKRYGRVTALDHADFDLYPGEILAVIGDNGAGKSSLIKAISGAVIVDEGEIHLEGQKVQFKSPLEAREAGIETVYQNLALSPALSIADNMFLGREIRKPGVLGSVFRMLDRPAMETKARDKLSELGLMTIQNINQTVETLSGGQRQGVAVARAAAFGSKVIILDEPTAALGVKESRRVLELILDVRSRGIPIVLISHNMPHVFEVADRIHIHRLGKRLTVIDPKDYSMSDAVAFMTGAKGVPAETVAA, encoded by the coding sequence ATGGCCGTTCAACCCATTCTCACCGCCCGCGGCCTCGTCAAGCGCTACGGACGCGTCACCGCCCTCGACCATGCTGATTTCGACCTCTATCCAGGCGAAATTCTCGCCGTCATAGGCGACAACGGGGCCGGCAAGTCATCGCTGATCAAGGCCATTTCCGGCGCCGTCATCGTCGACGAAGGCGAGATTCATCTCGAAGGCCAAAAGGTGCAGTTCAAGTCGCCGCTCGAGGCCCGCGAAGCCGGCATCGAAACGGTCTACCAGAACCTTGCGCTGTCGCCTGCCCTGTCGATCGCCGACAACATGTTCCTCGGCCGGGAGATCCGCAAGCCAGGCGTTCTTGGCAGTGTCTTCCGCATGCTCGACCGGCCGGCGATGGAAACGAAGGCTCGCGACAAGCTTTCCGAACTCGGGCTGATGACCATCCAGAACATCAACCAGACCGTCGAAACGCTCTCCGGCGGCCAGCGCCAGGGTGTGGCCGTTGCGCGCGCCGCAGCTTTCGGGTCCAAGGTCATCATCCTTGACGAGCCGACGGCAGCGCTCGGCGTCAAGGAAAGCCGTCGCGTTCTCGAACTGATCCTCGACGTGCGCTCGCGCGGCATTCCGATCGTTCTGATCTCGCACAACATGCCGCATGTCTTCGAAGTCGCCGATCGCATCCACATCCATCGGCTCGGCAAGCGCCTGACGGTCATCGACCCGAAGGATTACTCGATGTCCGACGCCGTTGCCTTCATGACTGGCGCCAAGGGCGTGCCCGCCGAGACCGTCGCTGCATGA
- a CDS encoding ABC transporter permease, whose protein sequence is MTGAQEFERVLDDSDKNVVSFENEKLSLLKRAQHFLHSTPAAVPLIVLVLAIVVFGLAIGGRFFSSYTLTLILQQIAIVGILGAAQTLVILTAGIDLSIGVIMVISSVIMGNFAITYGLPTPIAVAAGMLAGGVCGLLNGFLVAYMKLPPFIVTLGTWNIVMATNFIYSANETIRDTDVQDKAPLLHLFAVSFKLGSAVLTLGVVAMVLLVILLWYVLNHTAWGRHVYAVGDDPEAAKLAGIQTKKVLLTVYAISGVIAGLAAWVSIGRNGSVSPSSAVTDFNLQAITATVIGGISLFGGRGSILGTLFGAMIVGVVSMGLNMLGADPQWKVLLTGVLIIAAVAIDQWIRKVSV, encoded by the coding sequence ATGACCGGAGCACAGGAATTCGAACGTGTTCTCGACGACAGCGACAAGAATGTCGTCTCCTTCGAGAACGAAAAACTTTCCCTTTTGAAGCGCGCCCAGCACTTCCTGCATTCGACGCCTGCGGCCGTGCCGCTGATCGTTCTGGTGCTTGCCATCGTGGTCTTCGGACTGGCGATCGGCGGACGGTTCTTCTCGTCCTACACGCTGACGCTCATCCTGCAGCAGATTGCCATCGTCGGCATTCTCGGTGCCGCCCAGACGCTGGTGATCCTGACGGCGGGTATCGACCTGTCCATCGGCGTCATCATGGTCATCTCTTCGGTCATCATGGGAAATTTCGCCATTACCTATGGCTTGCCCACACCAATTGCGGTTGCGGCCGGCATGCTTGCCGGTGGCGTCTGCGGGCTGCTCAACGGCTTCCTCGTCGCCTACATGAAGCTTCCGCCCTTTATCGTGACACTGGGCACCTGGAATATCGTGATGGCCACGAATTTCATCTATTCGGCCAACGAGACCATTCGCGACACCGATGTCCAGGACAAGGCGCCCCTGTTGCATCTGTTTGCCGTCAGCTTCAAGCTCGGCAGCGCGGTCCTGACGCTCGGCGTTGTCGCCATGGTGCTGCTGGTGATCCTGCTCTGGTATGTGCTGAACCACACGGCCTGGGGCCGCCATGTCTATGCGGTGGGCGACGATCCCGAGGCTGCGAAGCTTGCCGGCATCCAGACCAAGAAGGTTCTCCTCACAGTCTACGCAATCTCCGGCGTCATCGCAGGGCTGGCGGCATGGGTATCGATCGGCCGCAATGGTTCGGTTTCCCCGTCTTCGGCCGTCACGGATTTCAATCTGCAGGCCATCACGGCGACGGTTATCGGCGGTATCTCGCTATTCGGCGGACGCGGCTCGATCCTCGGAACGCTGTTCGGCGCCATGATCGTCGGTGTCGTGTCGATGGGTCTCAACATGCTCGGCGCAGACCCGCAGTGGAAAGTCCTTCTCACCGGCGTTCTCATCATCGCCGCTGTCGCCATCGATCAGTGGATCAGAAAGGTTTCGGTGTAA
- a CDS encoding nucleoside triphosphate hydrolase produces MSPTIEEMAGQIIAKAGSVKRFMVAIAGPPGAGKSTLADNLADALKAHGESAEVLPMDGFHMDNAILIARGQLARKGTPETFDVRAFLDIVKAVRPGDQEVLVPVFDRSRELAIASARVVSPDHRFIIVEGNYLLFSQGKWAALEGMFDFSILMAPPIEVLEERLWARWRGYKLSEEEAHAKVYENDLPNGRLILGNRRPADVTLEIA; encoded by the coding sequence ATGAGCCCGACCATCGAGGAGATGGCCGGCCAGATCATCGCCAAGGCTGGATCGGTCAAGCGGTTCATGGTGGCGATTGCCGGTCCTCCAGGGGCCGGCAAATCGACGCTGGCCGATAATCTGGCCGATGCGCTCAAGGCACATGGCGAAAGCGCCGAAGTGCTTCCGATGGACGGCTTCCACATGGACAACGCCATCCTGATCGCGCGGGGCCAGCTTGCCCGCAAAGGCACGCCGGAAACTTTCGACGTCCGCGCCTTCCTCGACATCGTCAAGGCCGTACGGCCTGGCGACCAGGAAGTTCTCGTGCCGGTTTTCGACCGGTCGCGCGAGCTGGCGATTGCGTCGGCGCGCGTCGTCTCGCCCGATCATCGCTTCATCATCGTCGAGGGCAACTATCTCCTGTTCAGCCAGGGAAAATGGGCTGCACTGGAGGGAATGTTCGATTTTTCGATCCTGATGGCACCGCCAATTGAGGTACTGGAGGAACGCCTCTGGGCGCGCTGGCGCGGTTACAAGCTGAGCGAAGAGGAAGCCCACGCGAAGGTCTACGAAAATGACCTGCCAAACGGCCGGCTCATCCTCGGCAACAGGCGCCCGGCAGACGTGACGCTGGAAATCGCCTGA